A portion of the Eubacterium maltosivorans genome contains these proteins:
- a CDS encoding UDP-3-O-(3-hydroxymyristoyl)glucosamine N-acyltransferase codes for MLLLSELLEKLDKTLIYQIENEQDFQYFALTESDLSEPCCVFLDNPKFVSTIKSNVKMVLTTKECAKELPNNIHFGICILEKPRIVFFQLHNFCAENNIYEKEVYQTSIGENCKISHLAYIAPNNVKIGNNVIIEEFVSIKEDTEIGDNTIIRAGTIVGGQGFEFKRESSKIVPVAHCGKVKIGKEVEIQYNTAIDKAVYPWDVTEIGDFSKIDNLVHIGHAAKIKENVMVVAHAGIGGRTVIKSGSWIGFGAILRNGIIVGENSRANMGAIVSKDIADNEAVTGNFAIEHKKFIEKLKQED; via the coding sequence ATGCTCTTACTTAGCGAACTTTTAGAAAAATTAGATAAGACTCTTATCTATCAAATCGAAAATGAACAGGACTTTCAATACTTTGCACTAACTGAGTCGGATTTATCAGAACCTTGCTGCGTTTTTTTAGATAACCCTAAATTTGTTTCGACTATAAAAAGCAACGTTAAAATGGTTTTGACAACAAAAGAATGTGCCAAGGAACTTCCGAATAATATCCATTTTGGAATATGCATCCTTGAAAAACCAAGAATTGTTTTCTTCCAGCTACATAATTTTTGTGCAGAAAACAACATCTATGAAAAAGAAGTGTATCAAACAAGCATTGGAGAAAACTGCAAGATCAGTCATTTAGCCTACATTGCCCCCAATAACGTGAAAATTGGTAATAATGTCATTATTGAAGAATTTGTTTCTATCAAAGAAGATACTGAAATCGGTGATAATACAATTATCCGGGCAGGTACGATTGTTGGGGGCCAAGGGTTTGAGTTTAAAAGGGAAAGCTCAAAAATAGTACCAGTAGCACATTGTGGAAAAGTTAAAATTGGGAAAGAGGTTGAAATTCAATACAATACTGCAATTGATAAAGCAGTATACCCTTGGGACGTGACAGAAATTGGTGATTTTTCAAAAATTGATAATTTAGTTCATATAGGTCATGCTGCGAAAATCAAAGAAAATGTTATGGTTGTCGCCCATGCAGGAATCGGTGGCAGAACCGTTATAAAAAGTGGTAGTTGGATAGGATTTGGTGCAATTCTGAGAAATGGCATTATTGTAGGGGAAAATTCAAGGGCAAATATGGGAGCTATTGTATCAAAAGATATAGCAGACAATGAAGCTGTAACGGGCAACTTTGCCATTGAACATAAAAAGTTTATAGAAAAATTGAAGCAAGAGGATTAA
- a CDS encoding Gfo/Idh/MocA family protein, translated as MNYALIGCGRIATNHIKAVLNNNLNLVAVCDVIPDHMESLLAKHGLEKDTSIRRYTDYKKMIEETPLDLIGIATESGLHEEIALYCIRHGIHVIIEKPMAMSIAGADAIIKAAAENKVKVSACHQNRFNIAVQKMRGAVEEGRFGQVSHGSIHVRWNRNQDYYTQAPWRGTWAQDGGCLMNQCIHGIDLLRWMMGDEIDTVYGVTRQQFHNYLEAEDIGMAVVQFKNGAVATIEGTTNVYPQNLEETLYLFGEKGTVKLGGKSTNAIDVWDLADADDHESTENNGFHEATSNVYGNGHTSLYRDVIEAIEQDRAPYVDAQAGKNALELVLAIYQSAAEGRPVKLPLDNCSSTDFIGRF; from the coding sequence ATGAACTACGCACTCATCGGCTGTGGCCGCATCGCGACCAATCATATCAAAGCCGTATTAAATAACAATCTGAACCTCGTGGCCGTCTGTGACGTGATCCCCGACCACATGGAGAGCCTGCTGGCAAAGCATGGCCTTGAAAAAGACACCAGTATCCGGCGTTACACGGACTATAAAAAAATGATTGAAGAGACCCCCCTCGACTTAATCGGCATTGCCACCGAAAGCGGTCTGCACGAGGAGATCGCCCTGTACTGTATCCGCCACGGCATTCACGTGATCATCGAAAAGCCCATGGCCATGAGCATTGCCGGGGCTGATGCCATTATCAAGGCGGCTGCAGAAAACAAGGTAAAGGTATCCGCCTGCCACCAGAACCGTTTTAACATCGCTGTGCAGAAAATGCGGGGCGCGGTGGAGGAAGGGCGCTTTGGCCAAGTCTCACACGGCTCCATCCATGTGCGCTGGAACCGGAATCAGGACTATTACACCCAGGCACCCTGGCGCGGCACATGGGCCCAGGACGGGGGCTGTCTGATGAACCAGTGCATCCACGGTATCGACCTGCTGCGCTGGATGATGGGGGACGAAATCGACACAGTTTATGGCGTGACCAGGCAGCAGTTCCACAACTATCTGGAGGCAGAGGACATTGGCATGGCCGTGGTTCAGTTTAAAAACGGCGCTGTGGCCACCATCGAAGGCACCACCAACGTTTACCCCCAGAATCTAGAAGAGACCCTGTACCTTTTTGGGGAGAAGGGCACTGTGAAGCTCGGCGGCAAGTCCACCAACGCCATTGACGTCTGGGATCTGGCCGACGCCGATGATCATGAAAGCACTGAAAACAACGGCTTTCACGAAGCGACAAGTAATGTCTACGGCAACGGGCATACCAGCCTGTACCGGGATGTGATCGAAGCCATCGAGCAGGACCGGGCGCCCTATGTGGATGCCCAGGCCGGGAAAAATGCTTTGGAGCTGGTGCTGGCCATCTACCAGTCCGCGGCAGAGGGAAGGCCCGTGAAGCTGCCCCTTGACAATTGCAGCAGCACTGATTTTATAGGAAGGTTTTAA
- a CDS encoding nucleotide sugar dehydrogenase, whose product MENKLKQNLLNKIIKKTIHVSVIGLGYVGLPLAVEKAKASFKTIGFDIQREKVKMVNEGHNYIGDVIDDDLKELVETGMLSATTDFSFIKDADFIAICVPTPLDEYQQPDISYVKSSTEEVAKYLKKGTMVVLESTTYPGTTEELIKPILEQGSGLKCGEDFYLGFSPERVDPGNAIYKTKNTPKVVGGIGKDATEVIAAMYRAVLDGDVYEVSSPAIAEMEKILENTYRNVNIGLINELAILCDRMKINIWEVVDAAKTKPYGFQAFYPGPGLGGHCIPLDPYYLSWKAREYGFHTSMIESSMMINDRMPEYCIDRASRILNKDKKALNGAKILALGVAYKQDIDDYRESPALKVIENFEKVGAQIDFYDPFIPEYKYKGTIHKGIEKINPEIIKRYDLIVVTASHTNVDYEMIQQNARAIFDTKNAMKNVENRYNIELL is encoded by the coding sequence CGTAGGTCTCCCCCTAGCTGTAGAAAAAGCCAAAGCCAGTTTTAAAACCATTGGTTTTGATATCCAGAGGGAAAAAGTAAAAATGGTCAATGAAGGCCACAACTATATTGGTGATGTCATAGACGATGATTTGAAAGAACTGGTCGAAACAGGCATGCTCTCGGCAACAACGGACTTTTCTTTCATTAAAGACGCGGATTTTATCGCGATCTGCGTGCCGACACCGCTGGATGAATACCAGCAGCCAGATATCAGCTATGTCAAGTCATCAACCGAAGAGGTTGCTAAATACCTGAAAAAAGGAACCATGGTGGTGTTAGAATCCACGACTTATCCCGGCACCACGGAAGAACTCATTAAACCCATCCTCGAACAGGGTTCAGGTTTAAAATGTGGTGAGGATTTTTATTTAGGCTTCTCACCAGAACGGGTGGACCCCGGCAATGCTATTTATAAAACAAAAAACACGCCTAAAGTGGTTGGAGGCATTGGCAAGGACGCCACTGAGGTGATTGCGGCCATGTACCGGGCGGTGCTGGACGGCGATGTTTACGAGGTATCCTCACCAGCCATCGCTGAGATGGAAAAAATTCTGGAGAATACTTACCGGAATGTTAATATCGGACTAATTAACGAATTAGCCATCTTGTGTGACCGCATGAAGATCAATATCTGGGAAGTGGTGGACGCGGCTAAGACAAAACCCTATGGATTCCAGGCCTTTTATCCGGGTCCGGGCTTAGGTGGGCATTGCATCCCGCTCGATCCCTATTATCTGTCGTGGAAGGCTCGAGAGTATGGTTTCCACACCTCCATGATTGAAAGTTCCATGATGATCAATGACCGGATGCCGGAATACTGCATTGACCGGGCTTCGCGCATTTTAAACAAAGACAAAAAAGCCCTAAACGGCGCGAAGATCCTTGCGCTCGGTGTGGCGTATAAACAGGACATTGATGACTACCGGGAGAGCCCAGCGTTAAAGGTCATTGAAAACTTTGAAAAAGTTGGAGCACAGATTGATTTTTATGATCCCTTTATCCCAGAGTATAAGTATAAAGGTACAATTCACAAAGGAATTGAAAAGATCAATCCTGAAATTATCAAACGATATGACTTGATTGTCGTGACAGCATCGCACACAAATGTTGATTATGAAATGATTCAGCAAAATGCCAGAGCCATTTTTGACACAAAAAATGCGATGAAGAATGTTGAAAATCGTTATAATATCGAATTGTTATAA